Proteins encoded within one genomic window of Bacteroides sedimenti:
- a CDS encoding glycosyltransferase family 2 protein — translation MDISVVVPLYNEEESLPELYAWIDRVMNENGFTYEVIFVNDGSTDRSWDVIEAMSAKTETVKGIKFRRNYGKSPALFCGFRKAQGDVVITMDADLQDSPDEIPELYRMIKEDGYDLVSGWKEKRYDPLSKTLPTKLFNATARSVSGIKNLHDFNCGLKAYRHEVVKNIEVYGEMHRYIPYLAKSAGFSKIGEKVVHHQARKYGSTKFGMNRFVNGYLDLLSLWFLSKFGKKPMHIFGLLGSLMFFLGFVSVIIVGASKLYYMYSGHEYRLVTESPYFYLALTSMIIGTQLFLAGFVGELVTRNAPERNNYKIEKEL, via the coding sequence ATGGATATATCTGTAGTAGTTCCTTTGTATAACGAAGAAGAATCGCTCCCCGAGCTTTATGCCTGGATTGATCGGGTGATGAACGAAAATGGTTTTACCTATGAAGTTATTTTTGTAAATGATGGCAGCACCGACCGTTCGTGGGATGTGATCGAGGCGATGAGTGCTAAAACAGAAACTGTAAAAGGGATTAAGTTCCGTCGGAACTATGGTAAATCACCGGCTCTTTTCTGTGGATTCAGGAAAGCGCAAGGAGATGTGGTGATTACGATGGATGCCGATTTACAGGATAGTCCTGATGAAATTCCGGAGCTTTACAGGATGATAAAGGAAGATGGATATGATCTTGTTTCCGGATGGAAGGAAAAACGTTATGATCCACTATCTAAAACTTTGCCTACAAAGTTATTCAACGCAACAGCCCGTTCTGTATCTGGAATCAAGAACCTGCATGACTTCAATTGTGGTTTGAAAGCTTACCGACATGAAGTAGTGAAAAATATCGAGGTGTATGGTGAGATGCACCGTTACATTCCTTATCTGGCAAAAAGTGCAGGATTTTCTAAGATAGGAGAGAAGGTGGTTCATCATCAGGCACGTAAATATGGCTCAACAAAATTTGGAATGAATCGTTTTGTGAACGGTTATCTGGACTTGTTATCTCTGTGGTTTCTTTCAAAATTTGGGAAAAAACCGATGCATATTTTTGGTCTTCTGGGATCTTTGATGTTCTTTCTGGGGTTTGTTTCGGTAATTATAGTTGGGGCCTCGAAACTCTATTATATGTATTCCGGTCATGAATACAGGCTGGTGACTGAGTCTCCCTATTTTTATCTGGCGCTTACATCCATGATTATCGGCACTCAGCTTTTTCTGGCAGGATTTGTCGGAGAACTGGTAACCCGCAATGCTCCTGAACGTAATAATTACAAAATAGAAAAAGAACTGTAG
- the panC gene encoding pantoate--beta-alanine ligase, whose product MKIIHTISELQSELSVLKTQGKKVGLVPTMGALHEGHASLVKRCVKENDVAVVSVFVNPTQFNDKNDLLKYPRTPEADYKLLEANGCSIVFAPSVEEMYPEPDTRQFNFAPLDSVMEGAFRPGHFNGVAQIVSKLFDAVKPHRAYFGEKDFQQLAIIREMVKQLQFNIEIIGCPIVREEDGLALSSRNARLSAEEREIALKISQTLFKSRTFAADHSVSETIHFVENEIAAEKGLRLEYFKIVDGDTLQDLKDWADTDYAVGCITVFCGEVRLIDNIKYKGI is encoded by the coding sequence ATGAAAATTATACATACTATCAGTGAGTTACAATCTGAACTTTCTGTTCTGAAAACTCAGGGTAAAAAAGTAGGGCTGGTCCCTACAATGGGCGCTTTGCATGAAGGACATGCCTCTTTGGTTAAGCGCTGCGTAAAAGAAAATGATGTGGCCGTAGTGAGTGTGTTTGTGAACCCCACTCAATTTAACGATAAAAACGACCTGTTAAAATATCCACGCACTCCGGAAGCCGACTACAAGCTGCTGGAAGCAAATGGATGTTCTATTGTTTTTGCTCCTTCAGTTGAAGAGATGTATCCGGAACCTGATACCCGCCAATTCAACTTTGCTCCATTAGACTCTGTTATGGAAGGAGCTTTCCGACCGGGACACTTTAATGGGGTTGCACAAATTGTCAGTAAACTTTTTGACGCAGTTAAACCTCACCGTGCTTACTTTGGTGAAAAGGATTTCCAGCAACTGGCTATCATACGAGAGATGGTTAAACAGCTTCAATTCAATATTGAAATTATTGGTTGTCCAATTGTCCGTGAAGAAGACGGCCTGGCATTAAGCAGCCGCAATGCACGATTATCTGCAGAAGAACGTGAAATAGCATTAAAAATATCTCAAACATTATTTAAAAGTCGTACCTTTGCAGCGGATCACTCAGTGAGTGAAACAATTCATTTCGTTGAAAACGAAATTGCTGCAGAAAAAGGGCTACGCCTGGAGTATTTTAAGATTGTAGACGGAGATACGTTACAAGATTTAAAAGACTGGGCGGATACAGATTATGCAGTGGGCTGCATCACAGTATTCTGTGGAGAAGTCCGACTGATTGATAATATAAAATACAAAGGGATTTAA
- a CDS encoding DUF4270 domain-containing protein: protein MKVKYLWASLLVFSLFSCDDTTNTLGLSMMPDSDVIALGAKTFDVSTETVLAGPVYAKTSMGYLGKYTDPNFGSFDADFLAQLTCTEQFEFPLERMVPVDPKAAQKEYEATASSINLYYTSFFGDSLNACRLSVYELNKELSKQNQDTYYTSIDPLQYYDSSTGLIGKKAYTAVDLSVAESTRKSSTYYPSISLSYPLAKANSIIKLFQTSKAQGKNFKDEFAKAFKGLYVKCDHGDGTVLFIDQVHLNVSFKMYAADSLGKFPIKRKQKGYETEDSTYVTTAMFGSTKEVIQANRFTNDQKLEDLAKITDHTLIKSPAGLFTKVKLPIGQIANTLEKDTLNSVKLAFNAYNSQTSNQFGMKAPQYLLLVRAKDMQKFFENNMLTDNITSYIATFSSSNNQYVFNNIKRLVTTCISENKSNISPDLTEDMMLVPVAVTFDSNNSMISIRHDLKPGYVQLKGGKDNKLKLEVIYSSLK from the coding sequence ATGAAAGTGAAATACTTGTGGGCAAGTTTGCTCGTTTTCTCTCTCTTCTCCTGCGACGATACTACAAATACTTTGGGCTTAAGCATGATGCCCGATAGTGATGTGATTGCTCTTGGTGCTAAAACATTTGATGTCAGTACGGAAACGGTACTTGCAGGACCGGTTTACGCAAAAACAAGTATGGGCTATTTAGGAAAGTATACCGATCCGAACTTTGGAAGTTTCGATGCCGATTTCCTGGCTCAGCTTACTTGTACCGAACAATTCGAATTTCCCCTGGAAAGAATGGTTCCTGTAGATCCCAAAGCCGCTCAGAAAGAATACGAGGCTACTGCTTCAAGTATTAATTTATACTATACAAGTTTTTTTGGTGATTCCCTTAATGCTTGCCGGTTAAGTGTTTATGAACTGAACAAGGAACTTTCCAAGCAAAATCAAGATACATACTATACCAGTATTGACCCTTTGCAGTACTATGACAGCAGCACAGGGCTAATTGGGAAGAAAGCATATACCGCAGTTGATCTTTCTGTGGCTGAGTCAACCAGAAAATCATCTACTTACTACCCTTCAATAAGCTTGAGCTATCCTTTGGCTAAAGCCAATTCAATTATTAAATTATTCCAGACGTCAAAAGCTCAGGGTAAAAACTTTAAGGATGAATTTGCAAAAGCATTTAAAGGACTTTATGTAAAGTGCGATCATGGAGATGGAACGGTTTTGTTCATAGATCAGGTTCACTTAAACGTTTCGTTCAAGATGTATGCGGCAGACTCCTTAGGGAAATTCCCGATAAAGAGAAAGCAGAAGGGGTACGAAACCGAAGATTCCACCTATGTTACCACTGCTATGTTTGGTTCCACAAAAGAGGTGATTCAGGCAAATCGTTTTACTAACGATCAGAAACTGGAAGATTTGGCTAAGATAACAGATCATACGCTGATTAAATCGCCTGCAGGCCTCTTTACAAAGGTGAAATTACCAATTGGTCAGATAGCAAACACTTTAGAGAAAGACACGCTCAACTCGGTTAAATTGGCATTTAACGCATATAATTCCCAAACTTCAAACCAGTTTGGAATGAAAGCCCCGCAATACCTGTTGCTGGTACGTGCAAAAGATATGCAGAAGTTCTTTGAGAACAATATGTTAACAGACAATATAACTTCGTATATTGCTACTTTCTCCAGTTCTAATAATCAATACGTATTCAATAATATTAAAAGGCTTGTAACAACTTGCATTAGCGAAAATAAATCTAATATATCACCAGATTTAACTGAAGATATGATGCTTGTTCCGGTTGCGGTTACTTTTGATTCGAACAATAGCATGATCTCAATCCGTCATGATTTGAAACCGGGATATGTGCAATTAAAAGGTGGAAAAGATAATAAACTGAAGCTGGAAGTTATTTACAGTAGCTTAAAGTAG
- the panD gene encoding aspartate 1-decarboxylase translates to MMIEVMKSKLHCVRVTEADLNYMGSITIDEDLMDAANLIANERVHIVNNNNGERFSTYIIKGERGSGKICLNGAAARKVHVGDIVIIMSYAMMDFEEAKNFKPIVVFPDSTTNKLVK, encoded by the coding sequence ATGATGATTGAAGTAATGAAGTCGAAGCTGCACTGTGTGCGTGTAACCGAGGCTGATTTAAATTACATGGGTAGTATTACAATTGACGAGGATCTGATGGACGCCGCCAATCTTATCGCCAATGAAAGGGTACACATTGTAAACAACAATAACGGGGAACGCTTTTCAACCTACATTATAAAAGGTGAACGCGGATCGGGCAAAATTTGTCTGAATGGCGCTGCAGCCCGTAAAGTACATGTAGGAGATATCGTTATAATCATGTCGTATGCAATGATGGATTTTGAAGAAGCAAAGAATTTTAAACCAATTGTTGTATTTCCAGATTCGACAACAAACAAACTGGTTAAATAG
- a CDS encoding manganese efflux pump MntP, with protein MTNLENWLIAIGLSMDCLAVSIASGIMLKKVCWRTILTMAFFFGFFQGLMPFFGWLGASRFSHLIENVDHWFAFLILAFLGGRMIWESFKEEDCKKEFNPSNLKVVFTLAIATSLDALAVGVSYAFVGINSVDKIISPILIIGLVSFIISISGLLFGIFFGCKHNMRVELWGGLILIGIGVKVLLQHLGVFAK; from the coding sequence ATGACAAATTTAGAAAATTGGCTGATTGCAATCGGGCTTTCCATGGATTGTCTGGCAGTATCAATTGCAAGCGGTATTATGTTGAAGAAGGTTTGTTGGAGAACAATTCTGACGATGGCCTTTTTCTTTGGTTTTTTCCAGGGGCTGATGCCTTTCTTTGGTTGGCTGGGAGCCAGCAGATTTAGTCATCTGATAGAAAACGTAGACCATTGGTTTGCCTTCCTTATTCTTGCTTTTCTTGGCGGAAGAATGATTTGGGAATCATTTAAAGAAGAAGATTGTAAGAAAGAATTTAATCCATCCAATCTGAAAGTGGTTTTCACGCTGGCAATTGCCACTAGCCTGGATGCTTTGGCTGTTGGTGTCTCTTATGCTTTTGTCGGAATAAATAGTGTTGATAAAATCATTTCTCCGATATTGATAATCGGTCTGGTATCATTCATTATATCCATATCCGGGTTGCTGTTTGGTATTTTCTTCGGATGTAAACACAATATGAGGGTTGAACTTTGGGGTGGTCTTATATTAATAGGTATCGGAGTAAAGGTGCTGCTTCAACATTTGGGCGTATTTGCCAAATGA
- a CDS encoding glycoside hydrolase family 57 protein encodes MKTICFYFEIHQIFHLKRYRFFDIGTEHYYYDEYLNETKISDVVERSYKPAIKTLIEMVKNTNGAFKVALGISGVALEQLEMRAPCVIDLLKELANTGGCEFVSETYTNGLSSLIDEVCFRNEVTRQSQKIKQLFGVQPSVFRNTGMVYSDEIGSIIADMGFKGILTEGAKHILGWKSPHYVYHSEQNPELKILFRDFKLSDDISLRFSNHEWNEYPLYADKYIGWIDSMPKEEKVINIYMPLDALGVYQPLSSNILEFFKAIPACAAEKGITFSSPSEIIAKSKSISPIEVLYPISCIDEERDISAWLGNVLQREAFNKLFSVSEKVRLCNDKRVKQDWDYLQACDNFRYMSTKHTGLKIDRGIYDSPYDAFSNYMNILADFINRVNALFPEDVENEELNSLLTTIKNQGKEIEALHKKIDILETKAANGELKKKKEKAEKSATTKSKAAKAAEK; translated from the coding sequence ATGAAAACAATATGCTTTTACTTTGAAATACACCAGATTTTTCATCTGAAGCGATATCGTTTCTTTGATATAGGAACCGAACATTATTATTACGATGAGTATTTAAATGAAACAAAAATAAGCGACGTAGTAGAACGCTCGTATAAACCTGCTATCAAAACGCTTATCGAAATGGTAAAAAACACCAACGGGGCTTTTAAAGTGGCTCTTGGCATTTCGGGGGTTGCACTTGAACAATTGGAGATGCGCGCTCCATGCGTGATAGATTTGCTAAAAGAACTCGCAAATACGGGAGGTTGCGAATTTGTTTCAGAAACATATACTAACGGGTTGTCTTCATTGATTGACGAAGTATGTTTCAGAAATGAGGTAACACGGCAATCTCAGAAAATAAAACAACTGTTTGGCGTTCAGCCAAGTGTTTTCAGAAATACCGGCATGGTTTATTCTGACGAGATAGGAAGTATTATTGCCGATATGGGATTTAAAGGGATATTAACAGAAGGGGCAAAACATATTTTAGGATGGAAAAGTCCGCATTATGTGTACCACAGCGAACAAAACCCCGAACTGAAAATATTATTCAGGGATTTTAAACTTTCAGATGACATTAGTTTGCGTTTCTCAAATCACGAATGGAATGAGTATCCCTTGTATGCCGATAAATACATAGGATGGATTGATTCAATGCCGAAAGAAGAAAAAGTGATTAATATTTATATGCCACTGGATGCTCTGGGGGTTTATCAGCCTCTTTCTTCGAATATTCTGGAATTCTTTAAGGCAATACCTGCATGTGCTGCGGAAAAAGGAATAACGTTCTCTTCACCGTCTGAAATAATCGCTAAATCGAAATCCATATCTCCTATAGAGGTTTTATACCCAATATCTTGTATTGACGAGGAAAGAGATATCAGTGCTTGGCTGGGTAATGTGCTGCAACGGGAAGCATTTAATAAATTATTCAGTGTTTCAGAGAAGGTCAGGTTATGCAACGACAAAAGAGTTAAACAAGACTGGGATTATCTGCAAGCATGCGATAATTTCAGATACATGTCTACCAAACATACAGGTTTAAAAATAGACAGAGGTATTTACGACTCGCCTTATGATGCTTTCTCTAATTACATGAATATTCTGGCAGATTTCATTAACAGAGTAAATGCCCTGTTCCCTGAGGATGTTGAAAATGAAGAGCTGAACTCGCTTCTGACCACCATAAAGAACCAAGGGAAAGAGATTGAGGCACTACACAAGAAGATTGATATACTGGAAACTAAAGCCGCAAATGGTGAACTAAAAAAGAAAAAGGAGAAAGCTGAGAAGTCTGCTACAACGAAATCGAAAGCTGCTAAAGCTGCAGAGAAATAG
- a CDS encoding DUF6048 family protein, which yields MKKRIFASFISLAALLVLSIPLSAQTQKQIKKPLKVFKENIPLYNGTFVGVDLFGIGSKAFGGNSISSEVSVDVSLKNRFFPIAEVGFGKTDMDKNGISYQSSAPYFRLGMNYNLMYKKNNLSHIYIGARYGFSSLSYDVKGPALTDDIYPTSNNTPFVYNGEKTNAHWMELLFGIRAQVHKNFLMGWSLRYKARISVKENEHSTPEYIPGFGNNKSTNFGATYSLIYKLPF from the coding sequence ATGAAAAAGAGAATATTCGCCTCTTTTATTAGTCTGGCGGCTTTGTTAGTACTTTCCATCCCGCTTTCTGCTCAGACACAGAAGCAAATAAAAAAGCCATTAAAGGTTTTTAAGGAGAATATTCCGTTGTATAACGGTACTTTTGTTGGTGTAGATTTGTTTGGAATAGGAAGCAAGGCGTTTGGAGGTAATAGTATCAGCTCTGAAGTGAGTGTGGATGTAAGTCTGAAGAATCGTTTCTTTCCGATAGCAGAGGTTGGATTTGGCAAAACGGATATGGATAAGAATGGCATTTCTTATCAATCATCTGCTCCATATTTCAGATTAGGGATGAATTACAATCTGATGTATAAAAAGAATAATCTGAGTCACATATATATCGGTGCTCGCTATGGCTTCAGCTCGCTTAGTTATGATGTGAAGGGTCCGGCATTAACCGATGATATTTATCCTACATCAAATAATACTCCTTTTGTATACAATGGAGAGAAGACTAATGCTCATTGGATGGAGTTATTATTTGGAATAAGAGCTCAGGTGCACAAAAACTTTCTGATGGGGTGGTCGTTAAGGTACAAAGCCCGCATTAGTGTGAAGGAGAATGAACATTCAACTCCTGAATATATACCTGGTTTCGGGAATAATAAGTCGACCAACTTCGGAGCGACCTATTCATTAATTTATAAGTTGCCTTTTTGA
- a CDS encoding DUF6452 family protein, producing the protein MKRKLKYLSVVALLCSVIGLALTACDETKCSTSGRPSPQFNFVEKSTLKKIAFDTLTVVALNAIHGDSVILNKATKVSGATLPLSYSSNQTTLVFNYSKSLSDTIWITHTNTEHFLSMDCGIIMYHQIKDVKCTSHVIDSVAIINSEVDINEKENIRLFY; encoded by the coding sequence ATGAAACGTAAATTGAAATACTTGAGTGTGGTGGCTTTACTGTGCAGTGTCATCGGTTTGGCGTTGACAGCCTGTGATGAAACAAAATGTTCCACATCAGGGCGTCCTTCTCCTCAATTCAATTTTGTGGAAAAGAGTACGCTAAAGAAGATTGCATTTGACACTCTGACGGTTGTGGCTCTTAATGCCATTCATGGTGATTCAGTGATTTTGAATAAAGCGACCAAGGTTTCAGGAGCTACTCTTCCGCTTAGCTATTCAAGTAATCAGACTACTTTGGTTTTTAATTACTCGAAGAGTCTAAGCGATACAATTTGGATTACTCACACCAACACTGAGCATTTTCTTTCCATGGATTGTGGAATAATCATGTATCATCAAATAAAAGATGTGAAGTGTACTTCACATGTGATAGATTCTGTAGCAATAATTAATTCAGAAGTTGACATCAATGAAAAAGAGAATATTCGCCTCTTTTATTAG
- a CDS encoding glycosyltransferase produces MKVLMFGWEFPPHILGGLGTASYGLTKGMSLQPDMEITFCIPKPWGDEDQSFLKIIGMNSTPVVWKDVSWDFVNNKIGNYMNPQDYYDLRDHIYADFKYLHTNELGCIEFSGRYPDNLQEEINNYSIVAGVVARQQQYDIIHSHDWLTYPAGIHAKQVSGKPLVIHVHATDFDRSRGNVNPTVYSIEKNGMDYADHIMCVSELTRQTVINKYHQDPRKVSTVHNAVSPLSQEIMDIVPKKSAKEKIVTFLGRITMQKGPEYFVEAAAMVLHRTKNIRFVMAGNGDMLNQMIRLVAERGIADRFHFPGFMKGKEVYEVLKASDVYIMPSVSEPFGISPLEAMQVSVPTIISKQSGCAEILNNCIKMDYWDIHAMADAIYSICTYPAMYEHLKIEGKKEVDEIKWENVGYKVRSTYDSILQKNRY; encoded by the coding sequence ATGAAAGTGTTAATGTTTGGATGGGAATTCCCCCCTCATATATTAGGCGGCTTAGGAACTGCCAGTTATGGATTGACCAAAGGAATGTCTTTGCAGCCGGATATGGAAATTACATTCTGTATTCCAAAACCCTGGGGAGATGAGGATCAAAGCTTTTTGAAGATTATTGGTATGAACAGCACCCCGGTTGTGTGGAAAGATGTAAGCTGGGATTTTGTGAATAACAAGATAGGAAATTATATGAATCCGCAGGACTACTACGATCTGCGCGACCATATCTATGCGGATTTTAAATACTTGCACACCAACGAACTTGGATGTATAGAATTCTCGGGGCGCTATCCGGATAACCTGCAGGAAGAAATTAATAATTACTCTATCGTGGCAGGCGTTGTTGCCAGGCAGCAGCAGTATGATATTATTCATTCGCACGACTGGCTCACTTACCCTGCGGGCATACATGCCAAACAGGTTTCGGGAAAACCTTTGGTAATTCATGTTCATGCAACTGATTTTGATCGGAGCCGGGGAAATGTAAACCCCACGGTTTATTCAATCGAAAAGAATGGAATGGATTATGCCGACCATATTATGTGCGTAAGCGAGCTAACCCGTCAAACGGTTATCAACAAATACCATCAGGACCCTCGTAAGGTTTCTACTGTGCATAATGCCGTATCACCCTTGTCGCAGGAAATTATGGATATTGTTCCGAAGAAGAGTGCAAAAGAGAAAATTGTTACATTCCTCGGAAGGATCACTATGCAGAAAGGGCCTGAATACTTTGTTGAAGCCGCAGCAATGGTGCTTCACAGAACTAAAAATATACGTTTTGTGATGGCTGGCAACGGAGATATGCTGAATCAGATGATCAGACTGGTAGCCGAAAGAGGCATTGCAGACAGATTCCATTTCCCCGGATTCATGAAAGGGAAAGAGGTGTACGAAGTGCTCAAGGCAAGCGATGTGTATATTATGCCATCCGTATCGGAACCTTTCGGAATATCACCACTTGAGGCTATGCAGGTAAGTGTACCTACAATTATATCCAAACAGTCGGGATGCGCGGAAATATTGAACAATTGCATCAAAATGGACTATTGGGATATTCACGCAATGGCAGATGCCATTTATTCAATCTGTACCTATCCTGCAATGTACGAGCATTTAAAAATAGAGGGAAAAAAGGAGGTTGATGAAATAAAATGGGAGAATGTAGGATACAAAGTACGTTCTACTTACGATAGCATTTTACAAAAAAACAGATACTAA
- a CDS encoding glycogen/starch synthase, with translation MMKANKVLFITQEITPYLPESEMSNVGRFLPQGIQEKGREIRTFMSKWGNINERRNQLHEVIRLSGMNLIIDDTDHPLIIKVASIQSARMQVYFIDNDDYFLHRLQEMDENGVEYDDNDSRAIFYARGVIETVKKLRWTPDVIHCHGWMTALAPLYIKKVYKDEPSFRDAKVVFSVYENDFKNKFSADFTNKLKLKGIVDDDLSSVQGEVDYAALMKLAVDFSDGVIQNSEKVNQEVMDYARGKDIPVLDFQSPDTYIDAFNDFYDKVWEAGK, from the coding sequence ATAATGAAGGCTAACAAGGTTTTATTTATTACACAAGAGATTACTCCTTACTTGCCTGAATCTGAAATGTCTAATGTTGGAAGGTTTCTTCCGCAGGGCATTCAGGAGAAGGGAAGAGAGATCCGGACATTCATGTCAAAGTGGGGAAATATTAACGAACGGAGAAATCAGCTGCACGAAGTGATTCGTCTTTCGGGTATGAATCTGATTATTGACGATACTGATCATCCGTTAATTATTAAAGTTGCTTCTATCCAATCGGCCAGAATGCAGGTTTACTTCATTGACAATGATGATTATTTTCTTCACAGACTTCAGGAGATGGATGAAAATGGAGTAGAGTATGATGACAATGATAGCCGCGCTATTTTTTATGCAAGAGGAGTAATTGAAACAGTAAAGAAACTTCGCTGGACTCCCGATGTAATACACTGTCATGGATGGATGACTGCTTTAGCACCGCTTTATATTAAGAAAGTGTATAAAGACGAACCTTCCTTCCGTGATGCAAAAGTGGTATTTTCTGTCTATGAAAACGATTTTAAAAACAAGTTTTCGGCTGACTTTACAAACAAACTGAAACTGAAAGGAATTGTTGATGATGATTTATCTTCTGTTCAGGGTGAAGTTGATTATGCGGCGTTGATGAAACTAGCAGTTGATTTTTCGGATGGAGTGATTCAAAACAGTGAAAAGGTAAATCAGGAAGTTATGGATTATGCCCGGGGGAAGGACATTCCTGTTCTTGATTTCCAATCACCAGACACTTATATCGATGCTTTCAACGACTTTTATGATAAAGTCTGGGAAGCTGGAAAATAG